One window of the Xenopus tropicalis strain Nigerian chromosome 10, UCB_Xtro_10.0, whole genome shotgun sequence genome contains the following:
- the phospho1 gene encoding phosphoethanolamine/phosphocholine phosphatase, producing the protein MASSLKYLLIFDFDETIVNENSDDCVIQAAPNQELPDWLGNTIQDGFYYQYMQKVLKYLGDQGVKLADIRSVYERIPLSPGMPDLFRFLMKKQDRFEIILISDANVFGIESFLKAHGFHSLFLKVISNHTKVEKNGYLSLEPYHAHTCPKCPASMCKRKIVTEYLAERSKDGVAFEKVMYVGDGANDFCPSVVLTSTDVAFSRKNYPMHQLIQKEQQKGTFQAKVVPWDSADIVRDYLQELLNKS; encoded by the coding sequence ATGGCATCCTCCCTCAAGTACCTCCTAATATTTGACTTTGATGAAACGATTGTCAATGAGAACAGTGATGACTGTGTGATTCAGGCTGCACCAAATCAGGAACTCCCTGACTGGCTGGGTAATACTATCCAAGATGGTTTCTATTACCAGTATATGCAGAAGGTGCTAAAGTACCTGGGGGATCAAGGCGTGAAGTTGGCAGATATCAGATCTGTATATGAGAGAATCCCACTATCCCCTGGAATGCCCGATCTCTTCCGATTCCTAATGAAAAAACAAGATCGATTTGAGATCATCCTTATTTCTGATGCCAACGTGTTCGGAATCGAGAGTTTCTTGAAGGCTCATGGGTTTCATTCTCTGTTCTTGAAAGTTATTAGCAACCATactaaagtggaaaaaaatggaTACCTTTCTCTAGAGCCATATCATGCACATACATGCCCTAAATGCCCAGCCAGTATGTGTAAAAGGAAGATCGTAACAGAGTACCTTGCCGAGAGATCGAAAGATGGCGTGGCCTTTGAGAAGGTGATGTATGTTGGCGATGGAGCCAATGACTTCTGCCCATCTGTTGTGTTAACTTCCACAGACGTTGCCTTTTCACGGAAGAATTATCCCATGCACCAGCTAATTCAAAAAGAGCAGCAGAAAGGAACCTTCCAAGCAAAGGTAGTTCCGTGGGATTCTGCTGATATAGTTAGGGATTATCTTCAAGAGCTTCTCAACAAGTCCTAG